The DNA region TCACTGATGCTGGTGGCCGTGGGTGCGCGGTTCGGTTTCTGGCAGGGATTGGCGGCAGCCGCGGCGGCGATTCCGATTCATCTGGCGTTGAGTTATCCGCTGTCGGGGTTGTTTCGGCGGCCGATAACGGCAATGGTGACTAAGGCGGGCTGGAGTCTGCCAAAACTGGATCGCGAGACCGCGTGGCCGTTCACGACGTGGCTGGCATTTGTGCCGGGCGTTTCTTACACGCTGAAAAATTATACGCCTCCGCTGGCGGGCGTTCCATTCCGAATCTACTTCCTCGCGTTCTATCCGGTGCACCTTTGCACCGCGGTGCTGGGGTTGCTGATTGGCGGAGCGACGATGCACTTTTCGTGGCTCCTCGCTGTGGGAATCGTCACCTACGGGATCGCGATCGGGATTCTGACGAAGGTGCTGGCGAATCGTTTGCGGGCGAAGGGAGCGTGGGTGTCGGACTCGAGCGCGGACGGCATGCAGGCGAAGTTCGCGAGCACGTAAGGTTAGGCAGCGGGTGGTTGAATCGCGAAGACGCTAAGGTGCGAAGATAGACGCGAAGCGAACGAGGGCTTTGGGGAAATTCGAGCTGAAGACATGCAGAGATCGGTTATCGCTGAAGCGCGAAAGAGCGGAAACGCGGAGGGGATCGCCTGTCTGGGGTCCCGGTGTCTCTGTCCAAGAGGGACGAACTGATCTTAGCGGCTTTGCATCTTTGCGATTCAATCCGGGAGTTGATCGCGGTGACCGGTGATTATTTGGCGCGGATGGCGGCTTGGATTTTGGCGACGTCGATTTTGTCCATTTCCATCATCGCTTCGAAGGCGCGTTTGGCGGTGTCGCCGCCTTTGGCCATGGCGTCGGTGAGGACGCGCGGGGTGATCTGCCAGTTGATGCCCCACTTGTCTTTGCACCAGCCGCAGACGCTCTTTTTGCCGCCGTTCTTGATCAGGGCGTTCCAGTATTTGTCCGTCTCCTTCTGGTTGTCCGTGGCGACCTGGAAGGAAAACGCCTCGCTGTGTTTGAACTGGGGACCGCCGTTGAGGCCGATGCAGGGGATGCCGAGGACGGTGAATTCGACGGTGAGAATCTGGCCCTTCTTGCCTCCGCCCGGAAAGTTGGACGGGGCCTTGTGGACGGCGGTCACTTTGCTGTTGGGAAAGGTCTTCGCGTAGAACTTCGCGGCCTTGAGCGCGTCTTTGTCGTACCAGATGCAGACGATGTTTTTTGGAGTCCGTTTTTTCATGGGAAGGAATTGGACCGCAGAACCGGGAATTCGGTTCGGGGTGTTTTGTTCTCACCCTCTCAACGAATCAGCCGGACGCAAATGGACAGGGGAGTGCGGAAAATCTGACCGCTAACCCTAGCTGCTGGATAATTCTAAATACGCCGGAGACGGCCGCTTTAACCAGCGGTCCGCTTTGAGTATCGTTTTACCAAGGCTAGCTCCTTTAAGTGCGCACTCCCAAACGACCAAAGTTTTCCAGCCGGTAGATTTAAGCGCCATATACGCTCTTGAAT from Nibricoccus aquaticus includes:
- a CDS encoding VTT domain-containing protein → MPDSRSVRRQRIKLIVIAVMIVVGFGLFAKFGGHYWKEAITGLPVPVLLLCLVVLPLTGFPVSLMLVAVGARFGFWQGLAAAAAAIPIHLALSYPLSGLFRRPITAMVTKAGWSLPKLDRETAWPFTTWLAFVPGVSYTLKNYTPPLAGVPFRIYFLAFYPVHLCTAVLGLLIGGATMHFSWLLAVGIVTYGIAIGILTKVLANRLRAKGAWVSDSSADGMQAKFAST
- a CDS encoding VOC family protein, with protein sequence MKKRTPKNIVCIWYDKDALKAAKFYAKTFPNSKVTAVHKAPSNFPGGGKKGQILTVEFTVLGIPCIGLNGGPQFKHSEAFSFQVATDNQKETDKYWNALIKNGGKKSVCGWCKDKWGINWQITPRVLTDAMAKGGDTAKRAFEAMMEMDKIDVAKIQAAIRAK